The DNA window TAACTTAAAGTCGAGATGCCTTCAGGGCCCCGGATACAAAAAACATGTTAAGAACgtattaacaacaacaacattttggaaATGCACTGCAGTTCAAGCCTTTTTAAATTACAACTACAGGCtctttgttttattatataGTTTATAAAGTTTTATAGTTGTGTTGAACAtaccacaacacacaacacaatacCTCTGTTGCTATATGTAATGCTCGTAGTCACGTGTGTTTACTGCTTATAATTACATATATCCGTGGGTTCCTTTTAAGAAGCAGAGCAGACAAACGCTAATAAACTAATGTAAAACGTTATTAaaactgtgttttcatttgactttAATGTTGTTTGTCTCAAGCCCACCGAGCGCGTAAATAAATGGCGTCTCCGTCACATGAACCTCATTCACATCGTGTACTCACAACCCACAAgaagggaaagagggggggcggggggggaggaggaaaggaaaggaggagaagccGTTCCACCTTAAAGCGCGCGCACATCTCCCATCGGCCGGCCTTCCACATCTGCCCAATGAATCAGGAGCGGATGCGATGTATCCTTTTTCAGTGGACGCGACGGCCAATGGGAGTCGGCCTGCGGAGCCAACACCGAGCCGCGCGTCCCCCATTCATTCAGAGCTGAACGGGCCCGCGGAGCCGGAGTGAGCGCAACGACGcgtctgctgcttttctttgcttgttgtttttttttttttgttgcgccAGCGCAGACTCCCCGCGACAAACAAGtgaggagaagaacaagaagaagaagaaggaggaggaggacgtcttGGATCTACGCGCTCGCTCGCGTTTGACTTCATTTCTCcgacaacgttttttttttaaatttaatttaattttaaccattatttttttccccctctcaccACAATTCCTGCGGGACTTCTCTCATAAGTAGGTCGCCTAtagatcgccccccccccaagtgcgCAGCAGATCTCCGGGTTCCTCCGCGGTGGATTTACTTTGCTTTATCTTGGGACGAATTGCACGCGTAGCCCCCGCGCAGCTCAACCTGCGTGCTGAACTGAAGCCACGAGAGAAGAGTAACACTAGTAGTGACGAGGGAATGCCGCCAAAGGGATACGCTCCTACTTGGATTTACGCGCAGTGAACGTTATGCACCAGACCTCGTAGTCTCCGTCTGGACGTTGCCCCTCTCCGTGGTGGATGGAGTTTGTGCAGCTGCTTGGTTGATGGATTCGACGTTATGGATGGTTGCGCATAGGTACGTATCTCCCGCACTGTTTTACGTGTgatttttatgttgttgtttttttaaatgtcgtaTTAACCGATAAGAGCGCACGCAGCGCCGCTGTAGCGATTCACacgttgtgttttttattttttgttgttgtgttttttaattttgtttttacactggTGCCACAATCCCACTACTTTGCGTGACATGTTGGTGTGTTTGACACGGACATTtctgttgaacccccccccccccccttcccctcccgcCACCCTCCCGCTGTGGGTTTAAATGACGCGTCCTCCCGAGCCTCCGCCGTAACAAACACCCTTCCCCCCACGGCgcttgttttcattcataaatTGTCCCCGTCTCCGCGGACGCGTCCTCTAATGTCTCCTAATCTCCGGCTCCTGTGCGTCTTCGTGGGATCCCGTGAGCGCGTCCTGTGCGGAATAACAAGGTGATTTGTGCGCACTTCTCGCTCTTCggaattcattgtttttatttttgttgagcCAAATAGATTTtatagaattttttttattttttttaatcgatCACTTTTCCCGGGGAGGTCCGACGTGGTGGTTTCGTTGCTTTTAAACGGAGGCTCAAACCCCATATTGTGAAACGTGTTCATGGGGTAAAATAGAAGACCTCGGATACACTTGAAGAAGTCGAGGCGTGCTCCGATCGTTCCGTATGCAGTCGGAACTTGATCTGACCTCAGTTTTCTTCTCTATTCTGTTGCGTTACTTTTGTCCCCTTCTCCCCGAATTCCCCTGGCGTAGTAATGGAATACTAAGTGAGGCAGCTCATTTAGTTCCCTTGGATCGCGTCCTTATTTCGTCGCCGCGGCGCATTTAAATGTTAACTAGTCATACAAATGTAAATTAGGAGGGGAAGTATTTGTAGTTCCTACTGAAGTTTGGATGTGTGCATGTTGCGGAGGAAGCTACAAAAAGTCTTGTTAATAGtcaactttttttcccctcatttaACGGGATCAAAAGTGTCATCTTGTCACCTCGGCAGGTATGAAAACAACCATTCTGGTTTAACACGCCCTCAAAAAACTCCATACTGCTTATTCCACGTCAAACAACGTTGCATTTATAGTCCCGGTGTTGTTTAGAAGCAGCCTTGGTGCTGGCTGCTACTTGGCTTTGAATTTGTCCCCCTCTTCCATCAgcaccgtgcgtgtgtgttcaccAGCGACCGCCGTGTGTGTTGGCTCCTTTCTGACGAtgcacccctccctccctgcctctcctttgtctctccccctccctccctccctccccccgggcAGGTTTTCCGATGCATGCCAAGTCCACGGTGAATGTCGGAAGTGGTGATCCCCCCAGATGGAGCTCCAAAGTCAACATGGCCCCGGCGGTTCATTAGTGGTGATCCAGCAGCCTTCCCTAGAGAGCCGACAGAGGTCGGATTACGAGCGGGAGCTCCAGCATGCCGCCATTCTCTCCCTGGACCAAATCAAGGCCATCCGCTCCAACAACGAGTACACCGAGGGGCCCTCGGTGGTGCGGAGGCCCCCCGCGTTGCCCCGCATCGCCCCCAGGCCCCACGACAAGCAGGAGAGGACTCACGAGGTCATCCTCGTCAATGTGAACAACAATTATGAGCGCCGGCCGCCAGGCCACCGGGCGGGCGGGGGCCAGCAGCACGGCGGGTCCCGGGCCCCGGGCCTCAGCCGCTCCACTAGCACGGGAAGCGCCGCCAGCTCGGGGAGCAACAGCAGCGCCTCCTCCGAACAGGGGCTCCTGGCCCGCTCGCCCCCCTCCCGGCCCGGCGCCGGCTCGCAGCACCACCACAGGGCGGAGCGGCCCGTCCGGACTCAGCCCAAGCCCAAGGCCCTCTCGCAGAGCCAGCAGCCTCCCCCGGAGGCTCCGCTCAAGCCCCAGGGCAAGGGCAAATCGGACTTCTCCGGCCCCGGCAAAGGGGCGGGGCCCGCCGGCCACCAGTTCATCTGCGAGCGCTGCGGGAAGTGCAAGTGCGGCGAGTGCACGGCGCCCAGGAGCCTGCCGTCGTGCCTGGCGTGCGACGGCCAGTGCCTGTGCTCGGCCGAGAGCGCGCTGGAGCACGGCACGTGCATGTGCCTGGTCAAGGGCATCTTCTACCACTGCTCCAACGACGACGAGGGCGACTCGTGCGCCGACCAGCCGTGCTCGCTGTCGCGCTCCCACTGCTGCTCCCGTTTCCTGTGCATGGGATTAATGTCGGTACTCTTCCCCTGCCTGCTGTGCTACCCGCCCGTCAAAGGGTGCCTGAAGGCCAGCCAGGGCTGCTACGACCGGGTCAACAGGCCCGGCTGCCGCTGCAAGAACTCCAACACGGTCTATTGCAAGCTGGAGAGCTGGGCCCAACAGAGCCAGGAGAAACCCTCCTGatcgcccccccgcccccctccgggCCCGTGCGTGTTTGTGGGAGACTCTTGATGTGGATCCTATGATGACAATGACAGTGATAAGTCACAAGTTAATGTTTAGCAAACACTCTGAGCACCTCCCACCAGCCGCCCACCCTCGCTGCGGGGACCTAAGGAGCTAAGCAAAGGAGTAACGAAAACCACtcgattatttttatttcttctggaTCAGGACCATGTTTTTACAGACCAGTGTTTGCCTTAACTGTTTCCATGTCTGTCCCCGgcctcgtctttttttttttttttttatgtatatgAAAAAGTTTCTCTTCCGTTTTAGGTAGGCAGTTTCTTCTGGTCCTGTGTGCCCAGGGGCAGCTGCCTCGCACCATCTGTGAAGGATGATCTACTATAGGGCAATTATGTAGCTGTTACCTGTTATTCATAGCAAGCAGGTATGTTTGAATTTATTGGTTGCTGCCACACTAAAACCGTGGTTCCTCTGCTCATGTTGCATTAACAAAAGCACATCCATCTCATagtatttctttcttcttctttttttttgtttctctccttcCACCCATCTGAACTCATCATACACATTCGGTGGCATtgtcacatgtttgtttgttgttgttgttatttttttctttatttttgtgtcaATTGTATGCTCCAAATCCATAAGAGGAATTCTGgctattttttaaaagaaaaaaatgtctgttaaaacatttttttttttgttgtaaaaaatatttattatgtGAAGCTCTATTATTTTATGATATTTATTGCAAGAGACAGTCTTAAATTTACTCATGTCTGAATATAACAAAATATCAAATacttaatgaaaaatgaaaagggtgGCACAAAAGAAAACTATGTTAACTTTAATGcagaaaatatattaattaatgaaaaaaacagcCCTGTctggtgtctttgtgtttgagcTGCTGAGAAGACAGCGACCCGCTCGAGGAATGAAAGATCTCCTGATGGCTCATTTTAAGGTTTCAGGAGTTTGGGTTCAATGGCAAACAGCTAATCactgttttctgtttgtgtgtgtgtgtgcgtgtgtgtgtgtgtgtaagtgagtgtgtgtctttgtctatGTTCATGCTGAGTGTGGAATCCCTGGTGAAAAAAAACTAGCATCACCAGAGCCTGCACGTTTCCATGAGTTATGCTCACAGGAAGTAGCTCTCTCCCgctaagcccccccccgcccccccgaccctcctacacacacacatgccaccaCAGAACTATGCAATGCATTTCCCCCGCGTGGGCTTTAATTCAGCTCCATCGGGATGTTCCCAAAACGTCTTGGGAAACGAGGGCGACCATTACGAGCCGCCCGGGCCACCTGTTCTGAGATAATAAACCGGGGCGATCAATGCTGGGCTTTTATGGCCTGGTTCCTGCACTAAAGGCAACGACAGGGGCGAATCCACAGCCcacgtccaccccccccccccccaaccccccccgccccctgtagGCCGCCTCTTTTTGTCAGTAAATTTATCACTTGGGAAGTCCGCCGACccccgcacacgcacacacactcgcacacaacccccccccaccttttcacCTCCCGGCCCCCGGgggggatgacatcatcactttgAGAGTTGGTTGGTCAGCCAGAAATGCCAACAGTTGGGGAAACACAAACTGTGACTGAGGAATTTCTCGGGGACaaagaagaagcaaaaaaatacacgggagggggggggggggggggggggggaaacaacgcAACGGCGTCTGGAATCGGGTCCGTGCGGCGCCCTCGGGTGCtcctggggggcgggggcgacAGGACCGAGGGGATcctagtgaccccccccccccccctcttggtTTAAGGCGAGCTTCGAATCCCCTCGCAGGAAAAGCTGAGGCCGTTTAGGTGAGTAAACAAGTTTTCGATGCTTCACAGGGAAGAAGCTGAAAGGTAAACACCGGCCCAAAAGGGACTatctgctttgcttttgtcACGTTAGCTGCTTTTCACTAAGAGCCTCCAGCGTGCCGCCTTAGAACCGGTCCCGCCAGCCGCTTGCATCCAATGAACCGTCCCTCCAAAAAACGGGCCTTCtgtgctttctctttttttggggggtgggggggggtggaatgtACCTTTTGTTGCCCTGAATAGTGAAGAGCGGATTAGTGATTTGTCAATTTCCTGTTACCTTTCACAGCCGCAATTCGAGCCCCATTTGCTGCTGGCTCCTGGATGGCAGCAGACAATaggaggcctccccccccccccccccccttcaggttGCACTATAGCTCCCCTGCACGCATGAAGGCGGGCGGAGGAGATCGTAGCTGCATTCAGGAGGTGGTGAACAGGAAGGCGGTGTTTACTTGATATTTTCCAACCCTAGGCCAAATAAGGAAACAGATCCCACTCACACCATTTCCAGAACTTGGCTGCGTTAAAGTCTGTGAAATGTCTCCTAAATCTCTGGCTAGAATAACATTTCAAAGCCTGCGAATAGTTTCtcttgactcttttttttttttttttttggggactACCGCTTCATATGTGAGTCAGTAATTCAATGTTATGGTCAcaacgtctccctcctccttcgcCTTGCACTTGTTTCGGAGTTAATTCAGGCGCTCCACACACCCACGTAACGCTATTTCGAGTCGTCAGGCTTGGCAGGTCTCTTGCTTTGGGGTTTTTACttaaggggggagggaggagggaggagggaggagggggggggggggggggggggcagtgatgtACAAGTGCAAACACGCGTGACTACCAAGTGAGTCATGTGTGGAACCTCCAGCCCACACGTCCTACCGGGGCAGTCCTTTTCTGAGCCAGGGCACCGCGATGGAGCAGGATGCTCCATAAacagtcatcctcctcctcctcctcctcctcctcctcccctgcctTCATCACCAAAAAGAACTGCTTCAGCTTCCCTCCGCCTCCTCATCTGGCTTTCATTATTTCCCCTCATGGCATATAAATAGAAATTAGCAATCAGGGGAGATGTGGGGTTAGTGGGTTTTGGAGGGGAAGGCGGCTTTTTTGGACCTTCGGCATAATGACCAAAAGTTGTTGGAAGTTATCTCCTCAGATATTCGTTTTTTTGGACGAGGTCGGCGCGCTGGAGGAACATGTGAGAGCTGATGTGTTTAGAAGCGGCTCCAACATCCACACTCGTCCTCCGCAGGATTAAAATCCCATTGCGAAAAAACATTAGATAGCCATAAAACATTTGAGTGGAGGTCCTGATAAAGTAACGGCTGCAATTCACCATTTCCCAAAAAATATAAACCTCTCCGTAAATAAGGAAGGCGGCCGCGTGTTTGCCTCGACCACCCTGAGTTTCAGAGATTATATAACAGCTTTTGAAAGGGTTTGGAGAATGTTCTCAATCCACGGAGGAACATGTAATCCTTCGATTCAACCTAAAACGTGAAAATCCCCCAACTGGGAGATACGATCTCGTCACCTATACGAGAGATGATGTTACAAAGACGCGTTGGCACGGCGACGGAAAAGGTCAACGGATTTCGCAGATCCCAGAGAGGCGATTGGGGCCCGCGGTTCCCACCGCGGTTTCGTGCGTGAGACGGATCTCAGATCAGATCTCACGGAGGGATGTTCTGAGCGAATGTAATCCCGTACAAACACTAATGAACCCGCCTGCTGCCGGTTGAGCAGCTGGAAAAACAAGTTCCGTTTGGAAACTGGGAAACATGTTCACTTCCAGCAGTGCCACCATCTTATCAGTATGGTTTCCTGTGAGATTTCCGCCCTCCACGTCAAAACAAATTCTTTGGTATTTCAGTACGCTATCTATTGCCCGGAGACGGCTCCGCTGGCCGCTTCCCGCCTGTCAGACGAGTGGTTTGGACACGTTGGCCAATTAAGTGTC is part of the Pungitius pungitius chromosome 2, fPunPun2.1, whole genome shotgun sequence genome and encodes:
- the spry1 gene encoding protein sprouty homolog 1 yields the protein MELQSQHGPGGSLVVIQQPSLESRQRSDYERELQHAAILSLDQIKAIRSNNEYTEGPSVVRRPPALPRIAPRPHDKQERTHEVILVNVNNNYERRPPGHRAGGGQQHGGSRAPGLSRSTSTGSAASSGSNSSASSEQGLLARSPPSRPGAGSQHHHRAERPVRTQPKPKALSQSQQPPPEAPLKPQGKGKSDFSGPGKGAGPAGHQFICERCGKCKCGECTAPRSLPSCLACDGQCLCSAESALEHGTCMCLVKGIFYHCSNDDEGDSCADQPCSLSRSHCCSRFLCMGLMSVLFPCLLCYPPVKGCLKASQGCYDRVNRPGCRCKNSNTVYCKLESWAQQSQEKPS